The Chitinophaga sp. H8 region TAAGCCATTGATATTGAAATATTGATCCCTATTCCGTTTAACCCCAATATCATGCTGTTTAGCCGAATGGAAAATTAAGTATAGAGTTAACCCCGTGAACATGAAAATTATCATAAGTATATTATGTCTGGTGACCCTCATGGTTTTACCAGCCAGGGCACAGTTTCTCGGTGGTTTTTTTTCGCAGAAAAAAGAAAACCGGAAACTGTTGGGCCTTCAGATTGCGGCCCTTGAAGTTTATAAAAGTTACATCAAAAAAGGGTATGACATCATCAGCAATGGTGTAGGTATCATCAACAAAATCAAAACTGGAGATTTTAACCTTCACCGCGATTTCTTTGGCGCCTTAAAAATCGTCAACCCTAAGATCAAAAAATATGCAAAGGTAACCCAGGTGATGGTGATGAATGTGGAAGCGGTGACCCGTTTGAAGCAGGCGGGTAAACTTGCCCGTTCCGAATTAATTGGTAGCGCGCAAAGGCAATTTTTACTTCAGGTAATAGATCATCTCCTTGAAATATTGGCTGGGACAATTGATGAACTGATTGCCATTATAACCGATAACCAACTGGAGATGAAAGATGATGAAAGAATAGCCAGGATTGATAAAATATATATCCAGGCGCAAGAGCAGTGTTCCTTTGCCTCGGAGTTTGATGACCAGTTGGAACTGCTGGTGCAGATGAAAAAGAAAAAACAGGCTGAGATCCGTGGAAGCGAGTTCTTAAACGGTATAGAGCAACCTTAGCCACCTGTGCTTAAAGGCTTTAAGACAAGATTAGTGAACGTGAAAATGTGTAGTGATGAAAAAGATTTTGTTAGTAATACTGGTATGCCTGTCAGGCAGCCAGCTTCCTCTTCGGGCGAATGCCCAGGCCGCAGAGGCCGCCCAACTGGCGCTGAACATCGAAAAACTTGCGCAGCTAAAAAGCATCCTTACCACCCTGGAAAAAGGATACGTGATTGTTTCCAAAGGATATGGAACGGTTAAATCTTTAACCGAAGGAAATTTCAGCCTTCATAAGGTTTTTTTGGATGGTTTAATGCAGGTTTCTCCTGCGGTAAAAAAATACAAGAAGGTAGCCACCATCATTGAATATCAAATTCAATTGATCAAAGAATGTAAGATCGCCGCCAGGCGTTTTACCGCGCCAGATCTTTTTGGTTCATCGGAGATCAGTTATATGGTCGGCGTGTTCGATAACGTTGCAACCGGTAGTTTAAAAAACCTCGATGAACTTGTCAATGTGGTCACGGCAGGATCACTAAGAATGAGTGACGATGAGCGGCTCAGCAGTATTGATAAGATCTATGCGGACATGGAGGACCGGCTCACTTTCGTGCGCGAATTTGGTTCGAGCTGTTCTCTGATGGCACTCAGCCGGAGTAAGGCGAAAAATCAGGTCACTGGTATGGAGCGATTGTATGGCATTCAAAATTTACGCTGATGAAAAAGTCTATGTTATTGAGCATGGTACTACTCTTTTCATTAGTGCCACTGATGAGCTATGCAGATGGTGGGGTTGCCGATAACCTGCACAGTATGCAGGATGTATTGAAAGATCTGTACAAGGAAATGATGCTGGAATGCGAAAAACTCATTGGCGTATCCAGGGGCATAGCTGCATTTGCCGCCTTATTTTATATCGCTGCGCGGGTATGGAAGCATCTTTTAAATGCTGAGGCCATTGATTTCCACCCTTTACTCAAACCTTTTGTGCTGGGGTTTTGCATCAGTTTTTTTCCACTCGTCTTAGGGGTGATGAACGGGATATTAGATCCTATTGCTGATGGCACAGGTGCGATGGTTCAGGGATCAAATCAGACCGTAAAGCTGTTGCTGCAAAAGAAAGAAGCTGCCATTAAAGAATCACCGGTATACCAGATGTATGTAGGACAGAATGATGCCGGCGATAGGGATCAGTGGTACCGGTACACTCACGGTGGAGAAGATCCGAAGGGAGAAAAATGGTATGAAGGTATAGGCAACAGCTTGAAATTTGCCCTGGAAAAGGCAACCTATAAGTTTCAAAACTCCGTGAAGGAATGGATGTCGGAGATCCTTCATGTACTGTTCGAGGCCGCTGCACTTTGTATAAATGCTTTGCGGACTTTTCAATTGATCGTGCTGTCCATCTTAGGCCCACTGGTCTTTGCGCTTTCGGTCTTCGATGGTCTTGGACATACCCTTGGGGCGTGGATTGCAAAGTATATTAATGTTTCGTTGTGGTTACCGGTTGCGAATCTATTCGGGGCAATCATCGGAAAGATCCAGGAGAACCTAATTAAAATGGACATCGGTCAGATTCAGCAAACCGGGGATACTTTTTTCAGTCCTTCAGACACGGGGTACTTGGTGTTCTTGTTGATAGGGATTGTGGGCTATTTCACAGTTCCATCCGTTGCAGGTTTTGTGGTAAATGCAGGAGGCGGAGGTGCGATGGTACAGAAGCTCACTAGCCTGGCCATGACCACACCAGGAAAAGTGGGTGGTGCAATGGATAAGATTGCCGATATGCGACAAAACTATAATGAGGGGAAAAGCGGCAAAGAATCCGGTACAGGTGTGGCAGGCGCAATGGGTCGTTCTATTGGACACAGCGCTGCTTACATGATGAGCAAAATCTCAGGTGGCAAGGAAAAAAAGTAAGTGTATTTCCCAGGCATATAGGTAAGAAAAGGCCGATGCCAGCTAAGTTTAGAATTATTGTCATTTGATGACAAGAACAATGTGAAAACGATAAAGTGAAAATGAAATGTTCAAGAAAATGCAAAATATTGACACCACCTTCCGCTACATCAGAATGTTAGCCGTAGTGGTGGTCATTGCTTCAGCGACACTATGCCTGTTTACGGTGTACAAGAGTTATGATCTGATTAAGAGTAAAAATGAAAAAGTTTATGTACTGGTGAACGGTAAGGCGCTGGAAGCCTATGCCAGCGAGCGTAAGGACAATTTGCCTGTTGAGGCACGAGATCAGGTAAGGGTGTTTCATGGTTTGTTTTTTAACCTTCCGCCTGATGATAAGGGTATTGAATCGACGATCTCCAAAGCCTTGTACCTGGCCGATGAATCTGCAAAGAGGCAGTATGATGACTTAAAGGAAGGGAATTATTATTCCAATATCATCAGTTCGAATATCAATCAAACCATTAAGGTCGATAGTGTACTGCTGGATATGAATACCAGTCCGATCAGCTTTCGTTGTTTTGCGGTCCAAACCCTGACCAGGCCCTCATCGATTTTAACGCGAAGCCTGGTCACATCCGGTCAATTGCGCGAAGTTTCGCGTAGTGAAAACAACAGTCATGGCCTTTTGATAGAACGTTGGAACATCCTGGAAAATAAAGACCTCAGTGTTAACCCTCGTTAGCCTATTGCTGGCTAATGAATAACCCAATTAAAATGAAATCCATTCAGACAAAAAAATCCGGACTATCGGAAAGAGTTTCCATTGGTTCCACAATTTCCGGGCATATCCACAGTGGTGGTAAGGATAAAGGCAATAGGAAAAATGTGCTTTTAATTGTCTCCCTGATTATCGCTTTAAGTAGTTATAACATCTGGCTGATCGTTAGATGTTTCTATGCTCCGGCTGAGCAAAGCCTGAACATCAAGCAGATCTCTACTCCACTTAGCAACAATCCTTTTGAAAACAAATGGTTTGATACGGATATCGACCAGGTATCCCATGCAAAGATCATGGCATTTAAGGCATATATGGACAGCCTTGCTCAAAGCCCAAATGGTCGTGGTGCGTATGAACGGATACTTTCCCAACGACCTGGGCTGATGGATAGCCTACTACTGTATCAAAAGATGCTTCCCATAGAAAATCCGGCTGCAAAGGAGCAACAAAGAAATGAAACAACCCCAAAAAATAATTGATATGAAAACGTTAGAAAATAACCCTGAAGAAAAACAACGTAAGTTTTTACTGTTCTTGCCTCTGTTGACTGTACCCTTTATCCTGTTGATTGCCTGGGCCTTTAGCAGTAGCCCCAAAGAGGAAAAACACAAACCAGAAGATAGTAAAGTGAACATGGCCTTGCCCGACGCCACATTTGATGGTGACAGGCCACAGGATAAAATGAGTTTTTATGCCAAAGCGGAAGCTGACAGTAACCGTCGCAGCGAACAGAATAAAAATGATCCCTATCTAAATTCTGCACCAATTGCTGGCGGATCAACAAATTTTAATCCTTACGGGCCACAGGGTATGAACCCATCATTATCTACCATGCCTGGTTATACTGATCCTCGGGAGGCACAGATGTACCGTAAACTGTCGGAGTTGAACACTGCATTAAATCAACCTTCCCCGGTTGCAGCTAACCCATTTGGTTTTCCGCAATCATCTAACGGTGCCTCCTCGGTGAGTAAAAGTGATTTGGACAGATTGGAAAACATGATGGCGATGATGCAACAAGGATCGGCCTCGGGTGATCCGGAAATGCAGCAGATCAACTCCATGCTTGAAAAGATAGTTGACATCCAGCACCCTGAACTGGCAAAGGACAAACTGAAGAATGCTTCCGAACAGACAAAAGGTAAGATCTATGCAGTGACGGCAAAGAATGACGATAATGTTGTCACAGTGATGAATGCTCCGGTAGCAAAAAAATCAAAACAGCCTACGCAGGCAGATTTTTATAGTCTCCCCGAATCTGCCATTGCTGAACAGGCCAACACGATTTCAGCAGTGGTGCATGACAATCAGACCATAGTTTCCGGGTCTATTGTGAAAATGCGCCTGACCAGTGATATCATGATCCGCGGTGAACTTGTTCCTAAGGACAACTTTGTTTTTGGACAGGCTCAGATTAATGGGGAGCGGTTAACCATAGAGATTAACAGTATCCGCCACAATGGTTCCATTTATCCGGTGAATCTATCTGTCTGTGATATGGACGGGATGCAGGGTATACACATCCCTGGCGCGATCACCCGGGATATAGCGAAGGAAAACGGGACGGATGCTTTACAGGGCCTGGGTATAAATAGTTTTGACCCCAACCTGGCCACCCAGGCGGCTTCGGCTGGTATTGAATTAAGCAAAAACCTGATTAAAAAGAAAGTCAAACTGGTGAAGATCACCTTAAAGGCAGGTTATAAACTACTGCTAAAGGACGACAAACAGGAGCAAATCAATTAAGTATTCATTATAAACATTGTAGAACATGAAAGAGTGTGGAAGAGTGGTCCTGTGTGTGATCATGTTGTTAACCGGGCAGATGGTGCGTGCCCAAAATTTAGTGACTGAAGTAAAAGCAAAAGTCATCCCAATGCACCTGGAAATTTCCAAATGGAAAACCACCAATTTAATTTTTCCTTATGCCATAAAATCGGTGGACAGGGGACAGCAGGATGTGATGGTGCAAAAGGCAAAAGGGGTAGAAAATATCCTTCAGGTGAAAGCTGCAAGTGATACACTGAAAGAAACCAACCTGACAGTGGTTTGTTCTGATGGAACACTGTATTCTTTCATTGTCCATTATCTAGCCAACCCGGCCCAGTTGAATTTTAGTTTGGGTAAGGTGATTGCTCAAACTCCCTGGGCACTTTTTTCCTCCGGGGACAACAATGAGGCTAAGGTAAACGATTTGGCAACCTCCCTGGGACATAAGCAGCCGATAATCAAAAATATCCGCGCTTCTGCCAGTGACATTGCTTTACGCTGCATTGGTCTTTACATTAAGGACGATGTAATGTACCTGCAACTTGAATTGGATAATAACAGCACTATTGGATATAACGTAGACCAACTCCGTTTCTACATCCAGGATCTAAAGAAAGCCAAACGTACAGCCTCTCAACAGTTACAGATTACCCCTTTGTATGTATCTGGAAATTCTACGGTGATCGGTTCGCGATCCTCGCAGAATATTGTTGTCGCTGTTCCCAAATTCACTATACCTGACCAGAAAGTACTGGTGATCGAAATGATGGAAAGGGACGGGGGAAGAAACCTGCTCATCCGAATCCGGAACCGTCATTTAATGAATGTAGTACAGCTTTAACGCTACCCCAATAATAAAATAGGACTTCTGCCCAGCAGCATTGTCGAGCTGGTAGAAGGAGAATGTTAACTCAAAAATTTAAGAACATGGTAATCGAGAAAAATGTGAAGTATTTGCACGACAGAGTGAAAATGACCGGTTTTGGTGAAATCTATGAAGCCGAAATCAGAGAAAACATCGGCAAAGGGATGGATAGTTTCACCATCAACATTAAACGTGATTTTGGTGATCAGGACACCAGGGATACAACCGAATCAATCCTGCATTTCAATAAGGGGAAGGAAGGCTGGTATCATTTTAACTCGTATGACACCCGGATCATCAACCGTCCTGATGACATTGCGGCCTCCACTTGGGAATCGGTTAATATCGACCACAAATTCAAAAAGAACACTTACACCTTAAAGGAAATGTACAACCTGAAATTGGGTGGATCGGTGGAAAAGGAAATCACCTACCTGAAAAAAAATTCGGCTACCGGTGAGGAGTCTGAGGTAAGTTTTACTGGTTTTAAAAAGGGGGATCACAGGGAGTTGAGTAAGTATAAATCCTATCCAAAGAAAAACTTCTCCTGGCCTTTAATGGAAAAACAATTGCGTGATTCCCATGCAATTAAAATGCTTAAAGATCCGCAATTGGCCGATGGACTAATCAGGTCAATGAAAAAGGGCAACGTTCAGAGGGTCACCCTAAAAAATGGAGAAACAGAAATTGTGCGCTGGATTGCTGTTGATGCGGAATTTAAAAAGATCGGGATTTATGACACAAACCCGCGTGTTTACATCTCCAATCAGGAGAAAGAGGCAAAAAAGCTGGAGGCAGCTGCGCGTCAAAATGCCGCTGAAAAGGAAAAAATTGAACTTGGTCTTTCCCCGCTGCCTAACCCGAATGTAGAACCGGAAGCCAACAAAGAAACCAAAGTGGTTCAACTCTACCCCGATGGTCCTCCCGTTGGTATTGAACCGCCTAAAAATGGTCAGCCGGTGGCTGATGTTAATCAAACGGATATTGTTACGGGAGAAAAAAAGGGAAGCACCTCACGTAAAGCCGCCGATAAAGTGGCGCGCCCGGTGAAGCAGCTGAGCAATAAGGGTGTGAAATCCAATAAAACAACTCCGGCCAAAAATAAAAAAGCCGCACATAAAGTTTAGCTATGGAACAAAGAATCAATAGGGTACATCAAGCCCTTGCGGCCTGGAAACAGATGGAGGAAAATAATGTCAATTTGTTTCCGCCATCTGTTATGGCAAGCACAGAATTTGCGAAATTCAGGTTAAAGAGATTAGATGAAGTAGCTGCTAAATTATCTTTAACAGCTACCCCTGATGAAAGGGATAGTCTTAAAATACTGGCCATTGAGCGCAAGGCTCTTCTACGTACAGCATATCCAAAAGGCAAAGGCTTCCAAAGGTTTTTTACTTATTTGACCAGGCCATTACGATTTGCATTTGTTCAACATATTGAACTACGTAAACAGGACCAGAGACTTGCAGATATTCAAACCCAAATGCAAAAGGCAGGCTTTGGTGCGTATGTGGCCCAGGTATTCAAAAAGATCAGGGATGGAGAAAATACTTTCTCCATCCCTACCAATGTAGTCACAAAGCAGAATGACCAGGTACATTTCAACCTTAAATTTTCCTTTGATCAGCAGTTAGGACATCGTTTTGACAGTTACCAGGCCGTGTATCGCAACCAGCTCAATCCTGGAGAAGTTCGTCAGCATACTTTTCAAATTGGTGATGATGGTTTAACCCATGTTAAACGTGCTGAAAACCTGATCAGTGGAAGGGCTATGTTAGATACGGTTACTGAAAACGGCAAGGTGGTACAACGCTGGACCAAACTGGATAACATCCAGGACGAGCGCGGGAATTATTTGACCAAATATGTGTCCGTTAAAAACTTCGATACCAATGAACACTGCCGAAAACTACCTTTTTGGAAAGAACTCAATCTGTATGATCAGTTACGCATAGTTGGCTCCCTTATTTCAGGTCAACGGGCTGCGGTAAATATCGAACGTCAGGGAAAACCCTTATCGATATATATAGAAGCTGATCCAGAACAATCCCGTGTGAAACTTAATGATGAGAAAGGAAAACCTATTGACCTTAAAAAACTCTATGCAAACCAGAAGCCCGAATCCGTATCAACCTTGCATTATCAAACAAGACAAAATAATTCATTAGCGCCGCAAAGTAGCACTAAGGCAGAAACTGTCCGGGCGCAGTATCATAAGGTAAACCAGGCTTCGGTTCCTCAAAAAAAACGGGTTTCTAAAACTGAAAAAACTGATGCAACCAAAGCCGCATCCAGGTTAACAGGGAGCAAAAAACAAGCGCCTAAGAATAATGCTGTGAAAGCAAGAAAAACTAAATCCAGATTATCACATTAGAAACTTAATTATGGACCACCAGCAAAACCTGCTCACTTTTTTTTGTAAGGTAGTTAGCGATCCCAGGATTAATAAAGCACATATGGCTGTATATATGGCTCTTTTTTACTTGTGGAGCAAACAGCAGTACAAAGGATTTCTGTCGGTCTATAGTTGGCAGATCCTGCCGATGGCTAAAATATCTACCAGCGGGACGTATTATACGATCATGAAACAACTTGATGAATATGGTTATTTGAAATATCACCCGTCATTTTATCGCAAGAAAGCGAGTCAGGTGGATCTGGAGGCCATTAATGTGCATAGTTATTAACCCATTTTAGAATGAAAAATAATTTACAGGAAATTTCCGTTGCATTATATGAACTGGGATTAGCCCCACTTTCATATGCAGAAAAGGAACGTTATATAATTGATCCCAGGACGTCAAATTTTGTCATACTGAAAAGGCAGATCGAGTCATTAGGATTTGGCGATGTCCTTGGTGAGAGTTTATGGCAACAAATGAGAGATGGAGCGACAAAAATAAATCTCCCTTACCGGACATTGATCGGGGAGGATACTGTAGCATGTGAACTCCAGTTTACCAGGTCAACGAATAACAATTATTTTTTTAACCAATATACTGTTCGCTTGCTGGGCACCGAACAAAACACAAACTTACCTTTCAAAAAGCAGACAATTCCTGTTGAATACTACGATTGTGCCAATAGAAGTCTTTCTTTAGAAGAGTCCTATAACCTTTTAAAGGGTAAATGGGTGAAAAAGGATGTGCTTTATCCTGATGGGATCTATTATAAAGATTGGCAGAGCTATGATTTTACAATGGTTAATGTTTCGGGTAACTACCGCCTTCAACTAATGGGCAAGGATAGGCTATTTTCTACTGAACAGGCTATTGCCTCATACCCTTTAGCAGATTATGGTAAACATAAATCGATCGGGGAATTGTGTCGTTCTTTAGACCGTGGAAATGTGGAGGAAATCAATGTTGTTTTAGCCATTGGTGCAAGAGTGCGATTGAAAGTGGAGGCTAATCCAGCATCTGGAAAATTGAATTTTTATAATGGAAACCGAAGAGCAATTCTTTCTAGGCAGGGGGAACTGGTCACTATGTCCGTGAATAAACCGGCATTTAAACAAAATCTAGATTTACCTGGTGAAAGAATAATTGAAGATATGAATAAAAAAAAAGTGAGGAAAAGAATCAAGAGATAGCCTGCAACAAAAACGTTAAAAATGCAGATGATTGCTGAATTTTTACTACCTTAAATTAAAACCTTTTACGATGAAAAATAAATTCTCAATAACAATTTTTGTAACCTGTATCCTTTTAGTGGCAACCGTTTTTACGGTTACAGCACAGGATGCACATGAAATAAAAATATCAAGTCCGTATCCTTCCTTACCATTATCGGATGTGAAAGCGTCGGGCAATCAAAAAACTGGAATCGTGGAAATAACCATGAGTTTCAAAAATAATTATTCCAAAAGTGCCGGTGTTTCACTGGCAATAGGTGGCTTTGATGACCTGGGCATAACAGATTCAAAGGGCATAAAATACAAAGTGTTTACGCAAAAAAATGCAGTAAATACTAACAAGGGTTTTCAGAATATATCTTTTGTGCAATTTGGGGATAAAAAGTTTAACTGGGTTGCAACCGTTAAACAGGAAATGTCAGCAGGTGAGAGCCGGACTTTGACTTTAAGGATGAAGTCTGAGAATGGGGTAAAGTCTATTGGTAATTTTCATATCCGGTGTATCCTTTCTTTAGACTATGAGCATATTGGAGATAAAATGTATTTAATAGAGAATATTCCTGTGGTTTGGAAATAGACTTCGGTCATCCTTTTTTTGGGTGAGGTGGACATCGAATTTAAAAATTCAGTAATTTCGATAGGTAAAATTTTATAAATGACGCCTTCTCAAAACGTTAGAACAGAATTCAAATTAAATGACGTGGTTAGGGTTGGATTGCCCTGTGGTAATGATACTTTCGTGGAAGTTGTTGCTACACTAAACGGTTTGGGATTCACCAGCTTACTGGCAGACGACACGGATGAAGTTTTGCCAATTTGGCTACTTCCATTTAATGAAGACACTATTCATCCACTTGAATATGGAGAAATATCGTATAATATGTTGAAAGATATTCTTAGAGCAGAAGGCGCTGGAGAACACCGGATCAGGTGGAGAAGAGTGGTAAAACTTTACAAAGGTTCGGATACCTATGAAGAATAGGTGTAGCCTACTTGTCAATATTCCCCAATAGCCTATGGTAGAATAGAATCATCTTCAAATTATCTTAGAGATTTGAGCATACTCGGATAGTTCCTGGACCAATATTGACCTTCGTTCTGTTTTTTGGTCGTCGGATAAAAGATCCCAACTATCGCCATAAAAGATGCCGTTCCATCCCTCCGGATAATTGTCAAAACTCACCAAATGATATTCTTCCAATGTTTGCCCGCATTCTTCTGCATATTTACTATTGTCATTAAGTAAAGCATGAAAATTTGTTCTATTTATGGCTTGCTGCATGTGATATGTTTTAGGGGAAATTAGTTTATGGCATAACGTCAAAAAGGATGGTATTATTAGTTCCTGGTGGTGCATTTACACACCATGCAGTTGCTTTCCCTTCTTCAAGGCTGTTAATTATCTCCTTAAATTTCGGTAAAATTATGTGCTCGATACTTGAGAATGTACATTCATCAGAAGAATGGTTCTCTATTTTGAACCAGCCGACTTGCAAGGGCATCATTTTAATTTCTATTCTAGGATTCATTGCCAATACCTTAATTATATCACCATCCAATCTTTCCTTTATGAAAAAACCGTGGATCAGTTCAATAGGAGGGCCTGAAAACTCTTTTTTTGTCTGAACTTCTCTCAGAGGGACATACCATAGATGTGTAATTGGTTGAACAAAGAGGTAAGATGACTTTTTTAGCAAATGATCATCCATGATTATACATTTTAAAAATTAGCTGTTTTGGACAAATTAATATCAAGATACTGTCTTTTCGATCTAAATAACCCTAAATTCCTGACGAAATAATGCCGTACATCCTGTTCATTGTAAATACAAAATGTGATAAAAAACCAACCCTGATGACAGGGCTGGCTTGGTTGTCAAATTTAGTTATGATAAACCCCTTTTAAAAAAATTACAATAACCAGCCCAGGTATAACTGAAACTGGTTATAATGACAAAATGAGAAGGGCCGGTATCGCACCGAACACATCATAAGAAGAAAAATCGTACAATATGTTTGCAATGCCATTGTGAGCGATATTTAGATGGCTTGTTTCTCATTATTGAAACCATAGATTTAATTTGGTATGGAAAAAATCACGGGTTTGTCGTCATTACAATTAATCTACACTGGATTCTTATAAAAGGTACCAATTGAATGGTTGCATTGAAATGTAAAAAGTGTGGTGCTAATAAATGGAAACGGTGAACGATCTTTGAGATCATTCACCGTTTGGTCTTATAATAGACAATATTAATTTCTTTCGATGGGCACATGCCAATACCTTCCAATTAAAGAAAGTGACTATCAATTTCCCGTCCAATTTTATCTATGGTTTGTTGATCCAGACTTCCTTCAATCTGTGACCAGTTTGAGTCATTTTCATGCTTCAGTATGGCAAGTGTCACTCCATCTAAAACTGTTGCAAAGGAACTATAAACATGCGAATTGTCATCTTCTACCTCAGAAGGAATTACCAAAACATCTACTATGTTACCATTTTCTATCAAATCAATCTGTATAGTGAATGATTCTTTATCTGCTTCCATTATATTATGAATTATGTTAAAATTTAGGTCTATTAAATATACCAAATTTCAGTGCCGGGTGCAAATGGTTTACCAGACATTACAAATTATTTACTGTCAATTGAATATATCCTATAGAGTTTTGAAATTATTTAATAAAAAACTTATATTACGAATCAATTCACCACACAAAGTATTAACCTCTTATAATGAATTATTTTTTTCAATCCATTAAAACATTGTCATATTGGAAATATGCCTTGTTCAGTAAAGACGCCATCAAAACATTTTTCGCGGTTTTAGGTGCTTTTTGGCTTATACTTGAGATGGTCAGGGCTTCAAAAAAATATAACCTGGATACAGTTCCTCCTCCACTTCTAATGTGCCTATTCATAATATCCATCATTATTGTTTTAATTTCTCGTCGTCCAGTAACCAAAATCAAGTACAGGCACGCTGGGAAAGATTTAACAGTGGAAGTAAAAATTGGGAATTTATTCGAGGAAAAAGGACAAAAGGTAATAAGTACCAATACAACTTTTGATACAGATATAGCAAATGGTGTTATTGCGAAGAATAGTCTACAAGGGCAATTCACAGATCTTTACTACCCTCAAAGTATAGTTCCATTAAATCAACTTTTAGATGCAGGATTAACAAATATTGAATCGACTGAATTTAATAAAGCAGCAGGTAAAAATCGTAAATATCCAATGGGTACCGTTGTTAGGATCAACATTGGAACCGAAGTCTTTTACTGGTTAGCTATGTCCGATTTAAATTATGACAACACAGCAAGTACTACATTGGAAAATGTTTTATTTTCTGTAGAAGAACTCTGGAAGTTTATTGCTGCAAAAGGTGAAAATACAACTATTATAGTACCTATGATCGGTAAAGGTCGGGGTAGGCTATCTACAAACAGTAAAAGGGTTATTGCCCGAATCGCCCAATCATTTGTGAAAGCTTCCGAAGATCAGGTCTTCAGTAACAAATTGTTAATTATGATTCATCCATCAGACGCGGAAAATTTTGAAATTAACCTATTTGAGGTGTCGGATCTTTTAAGGCATTATTGTCCTTAACGATTAATCAATCAAACTATATTTAATTCCAATTTATAATTATGGCATATAGAAATGGCACATATGTCGCATTTCATGCGAACGGCACAAATTATCCAATACATTCAGATATCAAGTATTATAATATGATTAAGGCTTGGTCAGAAAAAAGCGACGATGAATTTACAATTATTAATAGTCATGATAAAACGGCTGCCGTCAGAGACTCAAGTTCAAAGGAAACATTAAGAAATAGGCTAAAAGAGCGGCTTAGGAATAGCAAAAACTTAGTGCTAATAATTGGTGAAACAACGAAGTTTGACGACGATTGGGTTCCATTTGAAATTGAATACGCAGTTGATGTTTGTAAAATTCCTTTAATCGTCACCTATGTTGGAATTGAACTCGGTATCCAA contains the following coding sequences:
- a CDS encoding macro domain-containing protein; the protein is MNYFFQSIKTLSYWKYALFSKDAIKTFFAVLGAFWLILEMVRASKKYNLDTVPPPLLMCLFIISIIIVLISRRPVTKIKYRHAGKDLTVEVKIGNLFEEKGQKVISTNTTFDTDIANGVIAKNSLQGQFTDLYYPQSIVPLNQLLDAGLTNIESTEFNKAAGKNRKYPMGTVVRINIGTEVFYWLAMSDLNYDNTASTTLENVLFSVEELWKFIAAKGENTTIIVPMIGKGRGRLSTNSKRVIARIAQSFVKASEDQVFSNKLLIMIHPSDAENFEINLFEVSDLLRHYCP
- a CDS encoding TIR domain-containing protein produces the protein MAYRNGTYVAFHANGTNYPIHSDIKYYNMIKAWSEKSDDEFTIINSHDKTAAVRDSSSKETLRNRLKERLRNSKNLVLIIGETTKFDDDWVPFEIEYAVDVCKIPLIVTYVGIELGIQNASDLSAKWPPSLKKRIDEGTAHAIHIPFRKTPIYSAVRQFNHNNLPNGYGLGIYSRETYKMWNIAI
- the traJ gene encoding conjugative transposon protein TraJ, producing MKKSMLLSMVLLFSLVPLMSYADGGVADNLHSMQDVLKDLYKEMMLECEKLIGVSRGIAAFAALFYIAARVWKHLLNAEAIDFHPLLKPFVLGFCISFFPLVLGVMNGILDPIADGTGAMVQGSNQTVKLLLQKKEAAIKESPVYQMYVGQNDAGDRDQWYRYTHGGEDPKGEKWYEGIGNSLKFALEKATYKFQNSVKEWMSEILHVLFEAAALCINALRTFQLIVLSILGPLVFALSVFDGLGHTLGAWIAKYINVSLWLPVANLFGAIIGKIQENLIKMDIGQIQQTGDTFFSPSDTGYLVFLLIGIVGYFTVPSVAGFVVNAGGGGAMVQKLTSLAMTTPGKVGGAMDKIADMRQNYNEGKSGKESGTGVAGAMGRSIGHSAAYMMSKISGGKEKK
- a CDS encoding TerB family tellurite resistance protein; this translates as MKKILLVILVCLSGSQLPLRANAQAAEAAQLALNIEKLAQLKSILTTLEKGYVIVSKGYGTVKSLTEGNFSLHKVFLDGLMQVSPAVKKYKKVATIIEYQIQLIKECKIAARRFTAPDLFGSSEISYMVGVFDNVATGSLKNLDELVNVVTAGSLRMSDDERLSSIDKIYADMEDRLTFVREFGSSCSLMALSRSKAKNQVTGMERLYGIQNLR
- the traM gene encoding conjugative transposon protein TraM, translating into MKTLENNPEEKQRKFLLFLPLLTVPFILLIAWAFSSSPKEEKHKPEDSKVNMALPDATFDGDRPQDKMSFYAKAEADSNRRSEQNKNDPYLNSAPIAGGSTNFNPYGPQGMNPSLSTMPGYTDPREAQMYRKLSELNTALNQPSPVAANPFGFPQSSNGASSVSKSDLDRLENMMAMMQQGSASGDPEMQQINSMLEKIVDIQHPELAKDKLKNASEQTKGKIYAVTAKNDDNVVTVMNAPVAKKSKQPTQADFYSLPESAIAEQANTISAVVHDNQTIVSGSIVKMRLTSDIMIRGELVPKDNFVFGQAQINGERLTIEINSIRHNGSIYPVNLSVCDMDGMQGIHIPGAITRDIAKENGTDALQGLGINSFDPNLATQAASAGIELSKNLIKKKVKLVKITLKAGYKLLLKDDKQEQIN
- the traN gene encoding conjugative transposon protein TraN — protein: MKECGRVVLCVIMLLTGQMVRAQNLVTEVKAKVIPMHLEISKWKTTNLIFPYAIKSVDRGQQDVMVQKAKGVENILQVKAASDTLKETNLTVVCSDGTLYSFIVHYLANPAQLNFSLGKVIAQTPWALFSSGDNNEAKVNDLATSLGHKQPIIKNIRASASDIALRCIGLYIKDDVMYLQLELDNNSTIGYNVDQLRFYIQDLKKAKRTASQQLQITPLYVSGNSTVIGSRSSQNIVVAVPKFTIPDQKVLVIEMMERDGGRNLLIRIRNRHLMNVVQL
- the traK gene encoding conjugative transposon protein TraK — translated: MFKKMQNIDTTFRYIRMLAVVVVIASATLCLFTVYKSYDLIKSKNEKVYVLVNGKALEAYASERKDNLPVEARDQVRVFHGLFFNLPPDDKGIESTISKALYLADESAKRQYDDLKEGNYYSNIISSNINQTIKVDSVLLDMNTSPISFRCFAVQTLTRPSSILTRSLVTSGQLREVSRSENNSHGLLIERWNILENKDLSVNPR